A DNA window from Vigna angularis cultivar LongXiaoDou No.4 chromosome 1, ASM1680809v1, whole genome shotgun sequence contains the following coding sequences:
- the LOC108346421 gene encoding kinesin-like protein KIN-4A isoform X1, whose translation MEPSENCSVKVALHIRPLIADERQQGCIECVSVTPGKPQVQIGSHSFTFDHVYGNSGSPSVDMFEECVAPLVDGLFQGYNATVLAYGQTGSGKTYTMGTGYNDNCRSGLIPQVMSALFNKVETLKHQTEFQLRVSFIEILKEEVRDLLDAVSLGKSDTSNSNGHSGKITVPGKSPIQIRETANGIITLAGITEIAVSTLHEMSAYLEQGSLSRATGSTNMNNQSSRSHAIFTITLEQMHKLHSVSTTNDSSDEDMGEEYLSAKLHLVDLAGSERAKRTGSDGLRLKEGIHINKGLLALGNVISALGDEKKRKEGVHVPYRDSKLTRLLQDSLGGNSKTVMIACISPADVNAEETLNTLKYANRARNIQNKPVVNRDLISNEMQQMRQQLKYLQAELCSRGAAPSDEVRVLKERIAWLEATNEDLYRELHEYRSRCAFVERCEIDEPADRNIYLMKADGLERRFQSSDSSDHPLVGSISGEDSRETDEAEKELEHVLLQNTMDKELNELNKRLEQKESEMKLIGVDTEALKQHFGKKIVELEEEKRKVQEERDRLWHEVENLATNSDGLAHKTQDVRGQKLKALEAQILDLKKKQESQVQLLKQKEKSEEAARRLQAEIQYIKAQKVQLQHKMKQEAEQFRQWKASREKELLQLKKVGRKNEYERHKLEALNHRQKMVLQRKTEEATMATKRLKELLEARKSSPRDNSVCSNGHLLPGLVNEKSLQKWLDHEVEVMVHVHEVRAEFDKQNQVQAALEEELVLLKQDQFSDELIIPKGKSRYLRLLSMSPDAKVERIASLENMLSMSSVALKAMASQLTEAEERERTLNNRGRWNQLRSMGDAKNVLQYLFNATAEARCQLLEKNMELKDLKEQLNELVALLQQSEAQRKELVKEEKIREQAVAITLNTPALENSRSLKHLADEMSDPLSPMSLPAPKQLKFTPGVVNWSVTESATFLNEARKMIPIGELSTKRLAAMGQAGKLWKWKRSHHQWLLQFKWKWQKPWKLSEWIKHSDETIMRSRPRAQALINVM comes from the exons ATGGAACCATCGGAGAATTGCTCTGTTAAAGTCGCTCTTCACATTCGTCCTCTCATTGCCGATGAACGACAGCAAGGTTGCATTGAATGTGTTTCCGTCACGCCTGGGAAGCCTCAG GTTCAGATTGGATCGCATTCCTTTACATTTGACCATGTTTATGGAAATAGTGGGTCTCCTTCGGTTGACATGTTTGAGGAATGCGTTGCTCCATTGGTTGATGGCTTATTCCAAGGATACAATGCTACAGTACTTGCATATGGTCAG ACAGGATCTGGGAAAACGTATACCATGGGAACTGGCTATAATGACAATTGTCGGAGCGGATTAATTCCTCAGGTTATGAGTGCCTTATTCAACAAAGTTGAAACACTAAAGCATCAAACAGAATTTCAGTTGCGAGTTTCCTTCATTGAG attttaaaggAAGAGGTCAGGGACCTGTTGGATGCGGTATCTTTGGGCAAATCAGACACCTCTAACTCTAATGGCCATTCTGGAAAAATAACTGTTCCTGGGAAGTCACCAATACAAATTCGTGAAACAGCAAATGGAATAATAACACTGGCAGGAATAACTGAAATTGCTGTAAGTACATTACATGAGATGTCTGCATACTTGGAACAGGGTTCTTTAAGTAGGGCAACGGGAAGTACAAATATGAACAACCAGTCAAG TCGGTCACATGCCATTTTCACAATTACATTAGAACAAATGCACAAGCTCCATTCTGTTTCTACCACCAATGACTCTTCAGATGAGGATATGGGTGAAGAATACCTTTCAGCAAAGCTCCATTTGGTAGATCTAGCTGGATCTGAACGAGCTAAAAGAACAGGTTCTGATGGCCTTCGTTTGAAAGAAG GAATACACATCAACAAAGGTCTTCTTGCTCTTGGTAATGTCATAAGTGCACTAGGTGATGAGAAAAAGCGAAAGGAAGGTGTGCATGTTCCTTATCGTGATAGCAAACTCACTCGACTCTTACAG GATTCACTTGGTGGAAACAGCAAAACTGTCATGATAG CTTGCATAAGTCCTGCTGATGTCAATGCCGAGGAAACTCTCAACACTCTCAAGTATGCAAACCGTGCACGCAATATTCAAAATAAGCCTGTT GTTAATCGAGATTTAATATCGAATGAGATGCAGCAAATGCGCCAACAGTTGAAGTACTTGCAGGCTGAACTCTGTTCTCGGGGAGCAGCTCCCTCTGATGAAGTGCGG GTTCTTAAGGAAAGGATTGCTTGGCTCGAGGCCACTAACGAGGACCTTTACAGAGAACTTCATGAATATCGCAGTAGATGTGCCTTTGTAGAGAGATGTGAAATTGATGAACCGGCA gATAGAAACATTTATCTCATGAAAGCTGATGGGCTTGAGAGGCGCTTTCAGAGCTCAGATTCATCTGATCATCCCTTGGTTGGAAGTATATCTG GTGAAGATTCAAGGGAAACTGATGAAGCAGAAAAGGAGTTGGAGCATGTGCTATTACAAAATACCATGGATAAAGAATTGAATGAGTTGAATAAGCGGTTGGAGCAGAAAGAG TCTGAGATGAAGCTCATTGGAGTTGATACTGAGGCACTCAAACAACACTTCGGGAAgaaaattgtggaacttgaggaggagaaaagaaaagtacaG GAAGAGAGGGACAGATTATGGCATGAGGTAGAGAATCTTGCTACTAATTCAGACGGGCTAGCACACAAAACCCAAGATGTTCGTGGCCAAAAGTTGAAAGCATTGGAAGCACAG ATTTTAGACCTCAAGAAGAAACAAGAAAGCCAGGTGCAACTCTTAAAGCAAAAGGAGAAGAGTGAAGAAGCTGCAAGAAGACTGCAGGCTGAGATACAGTATATCAAGGCTCAGAAG GTTCAGTTGCAGCATAAAATGAAACAAGAGGCTGAACAATTTCGACAATGGAAGGCCTCTCGTGAGAAGGAGCTGCTCCAG TTGAAAAAAGTGGGAAGAAAGAATGAATATGAAAGACATAAACTTGAGGCTCTAAACCATCGCCAGAAAATG GTTCTTCAAAGGAAGACAGAGGAAGCAACAATGGCTACAAAAAGGCTAAAAGAACTGTTGGAAGCCCGTAAATCGTCTCCTCGTGACAACTCTG TTTGTTCAAATGGACATCTACTTCCCGGGCTG GTCAATGAAAAATCCCTCCAGAAGTGGCTTGATCACGAGGTGGAGGTCATGGTTCATGTGCATGAAGTTCGTGCTGAATTTGACAAACAAAACCAAGT CCAAGCTGCACTGGAAGAAGAGTTGGTTTTACTAAAGCAGGATCAGTTTTCAGATGAGCTGATTATTCCGAAAGGAAAGAGCAGATATTTGAG GCTGTTATCCATGTCGCCAGATGCAAAAGTTGAGAGAATAGCTTCCCTCGAGAACATGCTGAGCATGTCTTCAGTTGCTTTAAAAGCCATGGCTTCACAACTTACTGAGGCAGAAGAAAGGGAACGCACGTTAAACAACCGTGGTCGTTGGAATCAGCTACGCTCAATGGGAGACGCAAAGAATGTGCTTCAGTATTTGTTCAATGCTACTGCAGAAGCAAG GTGCCAATTGTTGGAAAAGAATATGGAACTTAAGGATTTGAAAGAGCAACTAAATGAACTTGTAGCACTATTACAACAAAGTGAAGCACAAAGAAAAGAACTTGTAAAGGAGGAAAAAATAAGGGAACAAGCTGTTGCCATCACATTGAATACACCGGCATTG GAAAATTCACGGTCCTTGAAACATCTTGCTGATGAAATGAGTGATCCGTTGTCTCCAATGTCACTTCCTGCACCAAAGCAACTCAAATTCACACCTGGAGTTGTTAATTGGTCCGTCACAGAGTCGGCTACATTTTTAAACGAAGCACGAAAG ATGATACCCATTGGGGAGTTGTCAACTAAGAGGCTAGCTGCTATGGGACAAGCCGGAAAACTTTGGAAGTGGAAGAGAAGTCATCATCAATGGCTGCTACAGTTTAAATGGAAGTGGCAGAAGCCCTGGAAACTCTCAGAATGGATCAAACACAGTGATGAGACCATTATGAGGTCAAGGCCTCGAGCACAAGCTTTAATTAATGTGATGTGA
- the LOC108346421 gene encoding kinesin-like protein KIN-4A isoform X2, with protein sequence MEPSENCSVKVALHIRPLIADERQQGCIECVSVTPGKPQVQIGSHSFTFDHVYGNSGSPSVDMFEECVAPLVDGLFQGYNATVLAYGQTGSGKTYTMGTGYNDNCRSGLIPQVMSALFNKVETLKHQTEFQLRVSFIEILKEEVRDLLDAVSLGKSDTSNSNGHSGKITVPGKSPIQIRETANGIITLAGITEIAVSTLHEMSAYLEQGSLSRATGSTNMNNQSSRSHAIFTITLEQMHKLHSVSTTNDSSDEDMGEEYLSAKLHLVDLAGSERAKRTGSDGLRLKEGIHINKGLLALGNVISALGDEKKRKEGVHVPYRDSKLTRLLQDSLGGNSKTVMIACISPADVNAEETLNTLKYANRARNIQNKPVVNRDLISNEMQQMRQQLKYLQAELCSRGAAPSDEVLKERIAWLEATNEDLYRELHEYRSRCAFVERCEIDEPADRNIYLMKADGLERRFQSSDSSDHPLVGSISGEDSRETDEAEKELEHVLLQNTMDKELNELNKRLEQKESEMKLIGVDTEALKQHFGKKIVELEEEKRKVQEERDRLWHEVENLATNSDGLAHKTQDVRGQKLKALEAQILDLKKKQESQVQLLKQKEKSEEAARRLQAEIQYIKAQKVQLQHKMKQEAEQFRQWKASREKELLQLKKVGRKNEYERHKLEALNHRQKMVLQRKTEEATMATKRLKELLEARKSSPRDNSVCSNGHLLPGLVNEKSLQKWLDHEVEVMVHVHEVRAEFDKQNQVQAALEEELVLLKQDQFSDELIIPKGKSRYLRLLSMSPDAKVERIASLENMLSMSSVALKAMASQLTEAEERERTLNNRGRWNQLRSMGDAKNVLQYLFNATAEARCQLLEKNMELKDLKEQLNELVALLQQSEAQRKELVKEEKIREQAVAITLNTPALENSRSLKHLADEMSDPLSPMSLPAPKQLKFTPGVVNWSVTESATFLNEARKMIPIGELSTKRLAAMGQAGKLWKWKRSHHQWLLQFKWKWQKPWKLSEWIKHSDETIMRSRPRAQALINVM encoded by the exons ATGGAACCATCGGAGAATTGCTCTGTTAAAGTCGCTCTTCACATTCGTCCTCTCATTGCCGATGAACGACAGCAAGGTTGCATTGAATGTGTTTCCGTCACGCCTGGGAAGCCTCAG GTTCAGATTGGATCGCATTCCTTTACATTTGACCATGTTTATGGAAATAGTGGGTCTCCTTCGGTTGACATGTTTGAGGAATGCGTTGCTCCATTGGTTGATGGCTTATTCCAAGGATACAATGCTACAGTACTTGCATATGGTCAG ACAGGATCTGGGAAAACGTATACCATGGGAACTGGCTATAATGACAATTGTCGGAGCGGATTAATTCCTCAGGTTATGAGTGCCTTATTCAACAAAGTTGAAACACTAAAGCATCAAACAGAATTTCAGTTGCGAGTTTCCTTCATTGAG attttaaaggAAGAGGTCAGGGACCTGTTGGATGCGGTATCTTTGGGCAAATCAGACACCTCTAACTCTAATGGCCATTCTGGAAAAATAACTGTTCCTGGGAAGTCACCAATACAAATTCGTGAAACAGCAAATGGAATAATAACACTGGCAGGAATAACTGAAATTGCTGTAAGTACATTACATGAGATGTCTGCATACTTGGAACAGGGTTCTTTAAGTAGGGCAACGGGAAGTACAAATATGAACAACCAGTCAAG TCGGTCACATGCCATTTTCACAATTACATTAGAACAAATGCACAAGCTCCATTCTGTTTCTACCACCAATGACTCTTCAGATGAGGATATGGGTGAAGAATACCTTTCAGCAAAGCTCCATTTGGTAGATCTAGCTGGATCTGAACGAGCTAAAAGAACAGGTTCTGATGGCCTTCGTTTGAAAGAAG GAATACACATCAACAAAGGTCTTCTTGCTCTTGGTAATGTCATAAGTGCACTAGGTGATGAGAAAAAGCGAAAGGAAGGTGTGCATGTTCCTTATCGTGATAGCAAACTCACTCGACTCTTACAG GATTCACTTGGTGGAAACAGCAAAACTGTCATGATAG CTTGCATAAGTCCTGCTGATGTCAATGCCGAGGAAACTCTCAACACTCTCAAGTATGCAAACCGTGCACGCAATATTCAAAATAAGCCTGTT GTTAATCGAGATTTAATATCGAATGAGATGCAGCAAATGCGCCAACAGTTGAAGTACTTGCAGGCTGAACTCTGTTCTCGGGGAGCAGCTCCCTCTGATGAA GTTCTTAAGGAAAGGATTGCTTGGCTCGAGGCCACTAACGAGGACCTTTACAGAGAACTTCATGAATATCGCAGTAGATGTGCCTTTGTAGAGAGATGTGAAATTGATGAACCGGCA gATAGAAACATTTATCTCATGAAAGCTGATGGGCTTGAGAGGCGCTTTCAGAGCTCAGATTCATCTGATCATCCCTTGGTTGGAAGTATATCTG GTGAAGATTCAAGGGAAACTGATGAAGCAGAAAAGGAGTTGGAGCATGTGCTATTACAAAATACCATGGATAAAGAATTGAATGAGTTGAATAAGCGGTTGGAGCAGAAAGAG TCTGAGATGAAGCTCATTGGAGTTGATACTGAGGCACTCAAACAACACTTCGGGAAgaaaattgtggaacttgaggaggagaaaagaaaagtacaG GAAGAGAGGGACAGATTATGGCATGAGGTAGAGAATCTTGCTACTAATTCAGACGGGCTAGCACACAAAACCCAAGATGTTCGTGGCCAAAAGTTGAAAGCATTGGAAGCACAG ATTTTAGACCTCAAGAAGAAACAAGAAAGCCAGGTGCAACTCTTAAAGCAAAAGGAGAAGAGTGAAGAAGCTGCAAGAAGACTGCAGGCTGAGATACAGTATATCAAGGCTCAGAAG GTTCAGTTGCAGCATAAAATGAAACAAGAGGCTGAACAATTTCGACAATGGAAGGCCTCTCGTGAGAAGGAGCTGCTCCAG TTGAAAAAAGTGGGAAGAAAGAATGAATATGAAAGACATAAACTTGAGGCTCTAAACCATCGCCAGAAAATG GTTCTTCAAAGGAAGACAGAGGAAGCAACAATGGCTACAAAAAGGCTAAAAGAACTGTTGGAAGCCCGTAAATCGTCTCCTCGTGACAACTCTG TTTGTTCAAATGGACATCTACTTCCCGGGCTG GTCAATGAAAAATCCCTCCAGAAGTGGCTTGATCACGAGGTGGAGGTCATGGTTCATGTGCATGAAGTTCGTGCTGAATTTGACAAACAAAACCAAGT CCAAGCTGCACTGGAAGAAGAGTTGGTTTTACTAAAGCAGGATCAGTTTTCAGATGAGCTGATTATTCCGAAAGGAAAGAGCAGATATTTGAG GCTGTTATCCATGTCGCCAGATGCAAAAGTTGAGAGAATAGCTTCCCTCGAGAACATGCTGAGCATGTCTTCAGTTGCTTTAAAAGCCATGGCTTCACAACTTACTGAGGCAGAAGAAAGGGAACGCACGTTAAACAACCGTGGTCGTTGGAATCAGCTACGCTCAATGGGAGACGCAAAGAATGTGCTTCAGTATTTGTTCAATGCTACTGCAGAAGCAAG GTGCCAATTGTTGGAAAAGAATATGGAACTTAAGGATTTGAAAGAGCAACTAAATGAACTTGTAGCACTATTACAACAAAGTGAAGCACAAAGAAAAGAACTTGTAAAGGAGGAAAAAATAAGGGAACAAGCTGTTGCCATCACATTGAATACACCGGCATTG GAAAATTCACGGTCCTTGAAACATCTTGCTGATGAAATGAGTGATCCGTTGTCTCCAATGTCACTTCCTGCACCAAAGCAACTCAAATTCACACCTGGAGTTGTTAATTGGTCCGTCACAGAGTCGGCTACATTTTTAAACGAAGCACGAAAG ATGATACCCATTGGGGAGTTGTCAACTAAGAGGCTAGCTGCTATGGGACAAGCCGGAAAACTTTGGAAGTGGAAGAGAAGTCATCATCAATGGCTGCTACAGTTTAAATGGAAGTGGCAGAAGCCCTGGAAACTCTCAGAATGGATCAAACACAGTGATGAGACCATTATGAGGTCAAGGCCTCGAGCACAAGCTTTAATTAATGTGATGTGA
- the LOC108322508 gene encoding probable inactive receptor kinase At5g67200 isoform X2 produces the protein MQRATAALLPLLLHIISLATTCGGSTVSSDAVWLLSFKREADQDNRLLYTLNEPYDYCEWEGVKCAQGRVVRFVVQSMGLRGPFPPDTLTKLDQLRVMSLRNNSLYGPIPDLSSLTNLKALFLDRNNFSGSFPPSLLLLHRILTLSLSHNNLSGSIPVRLTLLDRLIALRLDSNNFSGTLPPLNQTALKLLNVSNNNLTGPVPVTPTLSKLNAASFSGNPGLCGEIVHRECGSRSRFFGPATSTSTAPLSQSEQSQGILVVPASAQTKRHRKTGLVVVGFVVAGVLVSVFVVSVVSLVRRRQAAAGKAVVAEGGEVEGVVEEEEREVKVRRMEEAHRSGKLVFCCGEVQQYTLEMLMRASAELLGRGSVGTTYKAVLDSRLIVTVKRLDGGKSGGSDGVVFERHMEAVGRLRHPNLVPLRAYFQAKGERLVIYDYQPNGSIFNLVHGSRSARAKPLHWTSCLKIAEDVAHGLAYIHQVSTLIHGNLKSSNVLLGTGFEACITDYCLSLFADSSFTEDPDSAAYRAPEARNSSGRATSKSDVYAFGVLLLELLTGKHPSQQPFLAPADLQDWVRTMRDDDGSEDNRLEMLTEVASICSATSPEQRPAMWQVLKMIQGIKDSVSMEDNSFTGLS, from the exons ATGCAAAGGGCAACGGCAGCACTCCTCCCTCTGTTGCTACATATAATCAGCCTCGCCACCACTTGCGGTGGCTCCACGGTGTCCTCCGACGCGGTGTGGTTGCTGTCGTTTAAACGGGAAGCGGACCAAGACAACAGGCTCCTCTACACTCTGAACGAGCCGTACGACTACTGCGAGTGGGAGGGCGTGAAGTGTGCACAAGGGAGAGTGGTCCGTTTCGTGGTCCAGTCCATGGGCCTGCGCGGCCCATTCCCTCCGGACACCCTGACGAAGCTGGACCAGCTTCGCGTGATGAGCCTCCGTAACAACTCCCTCTACGGGCCCATCCCTGATCTCTCCTCTCTCACCAACCTCAAGGCTCTCTTCCTCGACCGCAACAACTTCTCCGGTTCCTTCCCTCCttccctcctcctcctccaccgcATCCTCACTCTCTCCCTCTCTCACAACAATCTCTCCGGTTCGATCCCGGTTCGGCTCACTCTCCTCGACCGTCTCATCGCCCTCCGCCTCGACTCCAACAACTTCTCCGGCACGCTTCCTCCTCTCAACCAAACCGCTCTCAAACTGCTCAATGTCTCCAACAACAACCTGACCGGTCCTGTTCCCGTTACTCCGACCCTCTCTAAACTCAACGCCGCCTCCTTTTCGGGAAACCCTGGCCTCTGCGGGGAGATTGTTCACCGAGAGTGTGGCTCGCGCTCCCGCTTCTTCGGCCCCGCCACGTCCACCTCCACGGCGCCGTTGAGTCAGAGCGAACAGTCTCAGGGTATTTTGGTTGTGCCTGCTTCCGCCCAAACAAAGCGTCATCGAAAGACTGGGCTGGTGGTTGTGGGCTTTGTTGTGGCGGGTGTTCTTGTGAGTGTTTTTGTTGTGTCTGTGGTTTCGCTTGTGAGGAGGAGGCAGGCGGCTGCGGGGAAAGCGGTTGTTGCGGAGGGGGGTGAGGTGGAGGGGGttgtggaggaggaggagaggGAGGTGAAGGTGAGGAGGATGGAGGAGGCGCACAGGAGTGGGAAACTGGTGTTCTGCTGCGGAGAGGTGCAGCAGTATACGCTGGAGATGCTGATGCGGGCTTCGGCGGAGTTGCTGGGGAGGGGGAGCGTGGGGACGACGTACAAGGCGGTGCTGGATTCGCGGTTGATTGTGACGGTGAAGCGGTTGGATGGGGGGAAGAGTGGGGGGAGTGATGGAGTAGTGTTTGAGCGCCACATGGAGGCTGTGGGGAGGCTTCGCCACCCCAATTTGGTTCCTTTGAGGGCTTATTTTCAGGCCAAGGGAGAGAGGCTTGTCATATATGATTATCAGCCCAATGGCAGCATCTTCAACCTCGTTCACG GTTCAAGATCGGCGAGGGCGAAGCCTTTGCATTGGACATCATGCTTGAAAATAGCCGAAGATGTGGCACACGGACTTGCTTATATACATCAAGTTTCAACTCTAATTCATGGCAACCTGAAATCTTCTAACGTTCTTCTTGGGACGGGCTTTGAAGCCTGTATTACGGACTATTGTTTGTCCCTCTTTGCAGATTCTTCGTTCACTGAAGATCCCGATTCTGCGGCTTATAGAGCACCCGAGGCTCGCAACTCTAGCGGCAGAGCCACATCCAAGTCTGATGTTTATGCTTTTGGAGTGCTTCTACTAGAGCTTTTGACCGGTAAACACCCTTCCCAACAACCTTTTCTTGCACCAGCGGATTTGCAAGATTGGGTGAGAACAATGAGAGATGATGATGGCAGTGAAGACAACCGGCTAGAGATGCTCACGGAGGTTGCCAGTATTTGCAGTGCAACCTCGCCGGAGCAGAGGCCAGCAATGTGGCAAGTCCTTAAGATGATACAGGGAATAAAGGACAGCGTTTCGATGGAGGATAATTCATTTACTGGGCTCTCTTAG
- the LOC108322508 gene encoding probable inactive receptor kinase At5g67200 isoform X1, which translates to MQRATAALLPLLLHIISLATTCGGSTVSSDAVWLLSFKREADQDNRLLYTLNEPYDYCEWEGVKCAQGRVVRFVVQSMGLRGPFPPDTLTKLDQLRVMSLRNNSLYGPIPDLSSLTNLKALFLDRNNFSGSFPPSLLLLHRILTLSLSHNNLSGSIPVRLTLLDRLIALRLDSNNFSGTLPPLNQTALKLLNVSNNNLTGPVPVTPTLSKLNAASFSGNPGLCGEIVHRECGSRSRFFGPATSTSTAPLSQSEQSQGILVVPASAQTKRHRKTGLVVVGFVVAGVLVSVFVVSVVSLVRRRQAAAGKAVVAEGGEVEGVVEEEEREVKVRRMEEAHRSGKLVFCCGEVQQYTLEMLMRASAELLGRGSVGTTYKAVLDSRLIVTVKRLDGGKSGGSDGVVFERHMEAVGRLRHPNLVPLRAYFQAKGERLVIYDYQPNGSIFNLVHGAACAGSRSARAKPLHWTSCLKIAEDVAHGLAYIHQVSTLIHGNLKSSNVLLGTGFEACITDYCLSLFADSSFTEDPDSAAYRAPEARNSSGRATSKSDVYAFGVLLLELLTGKHPSQQPFLAPADLQDWVRTMRDDDGSEDNRLEMLTEVASICSATSPEQRPAMWQVLKMIQGIKDSVSMEDNSFTGLS; encoded by the exons ATGCAAAGGGCAACGGCAGCACTCCTCCCTCTGTTGCTACATATAATCAGCCTCGCCACCACTTGCGGTGGCTCCACGGTGTCCTCCGACGCGGTGTGGTTGCTGTCGTTTAAACGGGAAGCGGACCAAGACAACAGGCTCCTCTACACTCTGAACGAGCCGTACGACTACTGCGAGTGGGAGGGCGTGAAGTGTGCACAAGGGAGAGTGGTCCGTTTCGTGGTCCAGTCCATGGGCCTGCGCGGCCCATTCCCTCCGGACACCCTGACGAAGCTGGACCAGCTTCGCGTGATGAGCCTCCGTAACAACTCCCTCTACGGGCCCATCCCTGATCTCTCCTCTCTCACCAACCTCAAGGCTCTCTTCCTCGACCGCAACAACTTCTCCGGTTCCTTCCCTCCttccctcctcctcctccaccgcATCCTCACTCTCTCCCTCTCTCACAACAATCTCTCCGGTTCGATCCCGGTTCGGCTCACTCTCCTCGACCGTCTCATCGCCCTCCGCCTCGACTCCAACAACTTCTCCGGCACGCTTCCTCCTCTCAACCAAACCGCTCTCAAACTGCTCAATGTCTCCAACAACAACCTGACCGGTCCTGTTCCCGTTACTCCGACCCTCTCTAAACTCAACGCCGCCTCCTTTTCGGGAAACCCTGGCCTCTGCGGGGAGATTGTTCACCGAGAGTGTGGCTCGCGCTCCCGCTTCTTCGGCCCCGCCACGTCCACCTCCACGGCGCCGTTGAGTCAGAGCGAACAGTCTCAGGGTATTTTGGTTGTGCCTGCTTCCGCCCAAACAAAGCGTCATCGAAAGACTGGGCTGGTGGTTGTGGGCTTTGTTGTGGCGGGTGTTCTTGTGAGTGTTTTTGTTGTGTCTGTGGTTTCGCTTGTGAGGAGGAGGCAGGCGGCTGCGGGGAAAGCGGTTGTTGCGGAGGGGGGTGAGGTGGAGGGGGttgtggaggaggaggagaggGAGGTGAAGGTGAGGAGGATGGAGGAGGCGCACAGGAGTGGGAAACTGGTGTTCTGCTGCGGAGAGGTGCAGCAGTATACGCTGGAGATGCTGATGCGGGCTTCGGCGGAGTTGCTGGGGAGGGGGAGCGTGGGGACGACGTACAAGGCGGTGCTGGATTCGCGGTTGATTGTGACGGTGAAGCGGTTGGATGGGGGGAAGAGTGGGGGGAGTGATGGAGTAGTGTTTGAGCGCCACATGGAGGCTGTGGGGAGGCTTCGCCACCCCAATTTGGTTCCTTTGAGGGCTTATTTTCAGGCCAAGGGAGAGAGGCTTGTCATATATGATTATCAGCCCAATGGCAGCATCTTCAACCTCGTTCACG GTGCTGCATGTGCAGGTTCAAGATCGGCGAGGGCGAAGCCTTTGCATTGGACATCATGCTTGAAAATAGCCGAAGATGTGGCACACGGACTTGCTTATATACATCAAGTTTCAACTCTAATTCATGGCAACCTGAAATCTTCTAACGTTCTTCTTGGGACGGGCTTTGAAGCCTGTATTACGGACTATTGTTTGTCCCTCTTTGCAGATTCTTCGTTCACTGAAGATCCCGATTCTGCGGCTTATAGAGCACCCGAGGCTCGCAACTCTAGCGGCAGAGCCACATCCAAGTCTGATGTTTATGCTTTTGGAGTGCTTCTACTAGAGCTTTTGACCGGTAAACACCCTTCCCAACAACCTTTTCTTGCACCAGCGGATTTGCAAGATTGGGTGAGAACAATGAGAGATGATGATGGCAGTGAAGACAACCGGCTAGAGATGCTCACGGAGGTTGCCAGTATTTGCAGTGCAACCTCGCCGGAGCAGAGGCCAGCAATGTGGCAAGTCCTTAAGATGATACAGGGAATAAAGGACAGCGTTTCGATGGAGGATAATTCATTTACTGGGCTCTCTTAG